The sequence ACTGTCTTTTCTTCCTCTTCGAACATTTCTTCCTCCAAAGCCTCTTCAGCTCTCTGCTCCATCATTATTGCATAGAGCTCATCGATCGTCTCAAGAAGTTCTTCACTCACTCCTTTATTCTTTGCAATTACCTTTGCCTTTGCCGTTATGCCATATGTGTTGTAGATTTCAAACGCAATTTTGGCCTTCTTTATGTGCTCCACCTTATCTCTCAATGCTTCATAACGGTGGAGAATCCACATGTTTGGATGAACTTTTGAAACTCCTTCAACCAAAATCTGCTTATCCCCTCTCCACTCTGCAATCTTTCCAATAATCTGTACCAAATCGCCTTTCTTAACGAGCTTAGCAAACTTTGTGTCATCTCTGAATCCAAGAACCCAAATTACACCAGTGCCGTCGTCAACTTGAAACTTTCCGTACGTCTCATCTTCAGCTATTACTGGGTCTCTCACAACAGTTGCGACTATTTTAGCTCTGTAAACTTTTCTCGCATCTTTTGTGATCAGGTAATTAGGCTCAAAGTCACCCTCGCTTTTGACATAGAATCCCTCAAGGATGTCCTTAATATAAACCCTAGTAGCGGGTAAGCGCTTCTTCATTCTGACCACCACACCAAGACATTTTCAATTTTTGGCAAAACTTTTTTCTCAAGCTCTTGGATTTCTTCTAAAGCTTCCAAATCTGCATCACTGAAGTCTTGAACAACCTCGGCATAGATGTGCATCCCCTCGTTCCTGATTATTCTGCCTATTATTCTAACAGTCTGTCCAACTTTTGGAAGGACGTTCTCTTCTGTCTCGATTACAGCAACACCAGTACCGTCATCAAGCCAGAATAAGTAGTCAAGCTTATCCACTTTGACTACCTTTCCAATTAATGCAACCCTTGTATCTTCTTCAGTTATCTCACCGATTTTTCTCTCCACAGCTGGTTTTCTACGTCTAATTTGTGGTTGAAGATCTTCCATCAGAACACCCCCTTAAGAATGCCTTTGAGCTCTCTCCTAACTCTCTCAATCTCCCCTCTATAATCCACATCCTCCCATGAAGACGCTTTGAGAAGGAGTCCTAAGAATCTGTCTTCGACGACGTTTCCTCTAACAACTATTTCCCTTCCAAGTAATGGATAGAACTCTTCCTCTGCTAATTTTCTTCCAGCTTCCTTGATTGTCATTCCCATCTCTGTCAGCTCTTTCAGCTTTTCGCTTATTTCCTCGGGATCAACTCCTAAAAGCTCAGCAGCGTCTTCGCCGAACAGTGTAACCCTGATATAACCTGTTGAATCATCAATTCCAAAGTCAACTACTGTCATTTTTAGCGGTGTTACCTCCCCATGCTCTGGACAAATCCACACTTCCATACCTGGATCATAGTCAACTTTCCTCCTGCACTCGGGACATGCATCGTAAACTATAACCCTGTAAAGCTTTGCAATTGTCCCTCTGAGTTCGATGAATTTCTCTCCATCCATCAACTCTGCAATTTTCCTTCTTGAATAGGAGTATGTTCTAACTTCCTCAAGCGGGGGTATCTCTTCAACTCTCGGATCTTCTGGATTAACAATTATTCTGCTCCTGAAGTTCACATGAAGCTCTGGGAGACCAGCTAAGCTTTCTCTAACATTTGCGTCAATTATCTTGATTATGTCCCCAACCTGGAGCTTGTTGTAGTATTCGCTGACTTTTCCGTCCCAGAGAACTACCCTTGCTTTTCCAGTGCTGTCGTAGATTAAGAGGATTGCAACTTGTCCTCTAGTTCCATCTCTCTTTGTGTATTCTCTAATCCCATACTTGCGCATGATCCTGCCGACTATGTTCACATCCCTCATGCCTGGTACTAAGTCTGTGATGTACATTAAAGGCGCTGTTTCTTCTAGGTTAACTCCAAGCTGCTCTGCTAATAATAGAGCAGCAGCATGCTCTGAAATCTGATTTCTTTGAGCAATCTCAGCAATCTTTTCCTCGATTTCATCTAAGCTGAGTCCTTTCTGTTTCCGAATAAGCTCAACAATCTGTTCTTTGGTCAGCACAGCCATATACACTCACCTAGATAGTAATTCTCAACTTGAGTATTTAAACTTTTTGAAGCTCCGAATTTTGTAAAATAACGATGAATTTTCTTTTTTGCTTAGAAATAGGAAAACTAAAGCTTCAAGAAATTACTCAGTCTCTTTTTCACCTTTTTCAGTTTTCTCAAGTTTTTCGATTAAATCAGCATATTCAGCGTGAACAACCTTTTTGAATGCCTCTTTAATTAGCAATGGGTCATTTTCTGGGAATCCGTAAAGCTCAGCGAACTTTTGAGTTGTTCCTAAAAGCTTAGTCCTTTCATAAGGTTCAGCATAAATTAACCCCATTTGAAGGAGACGCTTAATGTGTTCATATGCCTGACTTCCCCTGAGTTTTATTATCTTGCTTTGCTCTATTGGCTGGAGATATGCAATTAATGCAAGGGTTTTCAGCTCACCAGTTCTTAAGTCAGGCTTTGGCATCAGGTGAATTACTCTCTGAGAGTACTCCTGCTTAACCTGCATGACATACTTATCTCCCAGAACCCT comes from Thermococcus sp. M39 and encodes:
- a CDS encoding OB-fold nucleic acid binding domain-containing protein; the protein is MKKRLPATRVYIKDILEGFYVKSEGDFEPNYLITKDARKVYRAKIVATVVRDPVIAEDETYGKFQVDDGTGVIWVLGFRDDTKFAKLVKKGDLVQIIGKIAEWRGDKQILVEGVSKVHPNMWILHRYEALRDKVEHIKKAKIAFEIYNTYGITAKAKVIAKNKGVSEELLETIDELYAIMMEQRAEEALEEEMFEEEEKTVDETLEEAKRAILEILRSKGDKPVSIRYIQRKLQDKFEPEVIEDALRELMAEGEIYEPEVGYYKILA
- a CDS encoding replication protein RepA gives rise to the protein MEDLQPQIRRRKPAVERKIGEITEEDTRVALIGKVVKVDKLDYLFWLDDGTGVAVIETEENVLPKVGQTVRIIGRIIRNEGMHIYAEVVQDFSDADLEALEEIQELEKKVLPKIENVLVWWSE
- a CDS encoding OB-fold nucleic acid binding domain-containing protein — translated: MAVLTKEQIVELIRKQKGLSLDEIEEKIAEIAQRNQISEHAAALLLAEQLGVNLEETAPLMYITDLVPGMRDVNIVGRIMRKYGIREYTKRDGTRGQVAILLIYDSTGKARVVLWDGKVSEYYNKLQVGDIIKIIDANVRESLAGLPELHVNFRSRIIVNPEDPRVEEIPPLEEVRTYSYSRRKIAELMDGEKFIELRGTIAKLYRVIVYDACPECRRKVDYDPGMEVWICPEHGEVTPLKMTVVDFGIDDSTGYIRVTLFGEDAAELLGVDPEEISEKLKELTEMGMTIKEAGRKLAEEEFYPLLGREIVVRGNVVEDRFLGLLLKASSWEDVDYRGEIERVRRELKGILKGVF
- the scpB gene encoding SMC-Scp complex subunit ScpB; protein product: MGLIEDKALVEAALFVAGRPLSIKELSKALGIKSLDYLEKLIELIAAEYAERKSAIEVVRVLGDKYVMQVKQEYSQRVIHLMPKPDLRTGELKTLALIAYLQPIEQSKIIKLRGSQAYEHIKRLLQMGLIYAEPYERTKLLGTTQKFAELYGFPENDPLLIKEAFKKVVHAEYADLIEKLEKTEKGEKETE